The Streptomyces sp. NBC_00224 genome has a window encoding:
- a CDS encoding AAA family ATPase, translated as MSDRTPATAANPDTARASLEALRAEIAKAVVGQDSAVTGLVVALLCRGHVLLEGVPGVAKTLLVRSLAASLELDTKRVQFTPDLMPSDVTGSLIYDARTAEFSFQAGPVFTNLLLADEINRTPPKTQSSLLEAMEERQVTVDGTPRPLPEPFLVAATQNPVEYEGTYPLPEAQLDRFLLKLTVPLPSRADEINVLARHAEGFNPRDLQAAGIRPVAGAADLEAARAAVAKTSVSAEITGYVVDICRATRESPSLSLGVSPRGATALLSTARAWAWLTGRDYVIPDDVKALALPTLRHRIQLRPEAEMEGVTADSVITSVLAHVPVPR; from the coding sequence ATGAGCGACCGAACCCCGGCGACCGCAGCGAACCCGGACACCGCCCGCGCCTCCCTGGAGGCCCTGCGCGCCGAGATCGCCAAGGCCGTGGTCGGCCAGGACTCCGCCGTCACGGGCCTGGTCGTGGCCCTGCTGTGCCGCGGCCATGTCCTCCTCGAAGGAGTCCCCGGCGTCGCCAAGACGCTCCTCGTGCGTTCGCTCGCCGCTTCGCTCGAACTCGACACCAAACGCGTCCAGTTCACCCCCGATTTGATGCCCAGTGATGTCACCGGCTCTCTGATCTACGACGCCCGCACCGCCGAGTTCTCCTTCCAGGCCGGCCCGGTGTTCACCAATCTGCTGCTCGCGGACGAGATCAACCGCACGCCTCCGAAGACCCAGTCCTCTCTCCTCGAAGCCATGGAGGAGCGTCAGGTCACGGTCGACGGCACGCCGCGCCCACTCCCCGAGCCCTTCCTGGTCGCCGCTACGCAGAACCCCGTCGAGTACGAGGGCACCTATCCCCTGCCGGAAGCCCAGCTGGACCGCTTCCTGCTGAAGTTGACGGTGCCTCTGCCCTCGCGCGCGGACGAGATCAACGTCCTCGCCCGTCACGCCGAGGGCTTCAACCCTCGTGACCTCCAGGCGGCCGGAATCCGCCCGGTCGCGGGAGCTGCCGACCTCGAAGCGGCTCGCGCCGCCGTCGCCAAGACCTCGGTCTCCGCAGAGATCACCGGCTATGTCGTCGATATCTGTCGTGCCACGCGTGAATCCCCCTCACTCAGCCTCGGTGTCTCTCCCCGAGGCGCCACCGCTCTGCTCTCCACCGCTCGCGCCTGGGCCTGGCTCACTGGCCGGGACTATGTGATCCCCGACGACGTAAAGGCCTTGGCCCTCCCCACACTTCGCCATCGCATCCAGTTGCGTCCCGAGGCGGAGATGGAGGGCGTCACCGCCGACTCCGTCATCACCTCGGTCCTCGCCCACGTCCCCGTCCCCCGCTGA
- a CDS encoding DUF4129 domain-containing protein, which translates to MVRLLVRAAGEPPVDTPRVPAREAARRELSKPMYHESDPNLLERALNRFWDWVGGLFDAASGAAPGGALGLVAIAVFVLALIAALWWRLGTPKRAVSTVGTVFDDRPRSAAEHRAAAEAHAAAGRWTQAVQERMRAVVRSLEERALLDPRPGRTADEAAAEAGRPLPGHADRLRAAAREFDDVTYGGRTANEAAYRRLYDLDTDLERTKPDLSALAQRPTAQATARGAAE; encoded by the coding sequence ATGGTGCGACTGCTGGTCCGAGCGGCCGGCGAACCACCGGTGGACACTCCGCGCGTGCCCGCCCGCGAGGCGGCACGACGCGAACTGTCCAAACCGATGTACCACGAGAGCGACCCGAACCTCCTGGAGCGCGCCCTCAACCGGTTCTGGGACTGGGTCGGCGGCCTGTTCGACGCCGCCTCGGGCGCGGCCCCGGGCGGCGCGCTCGGACTGGTCGCCATCGCCGTGTTCGTCCTGGCCCTGATCGCCGCCCTGTGGTGGCGGCTGGGCACTCCGAAGCGCGCTGTCTCCACCGTCGGCACGGTCTTCGACGACCGCCCGCGCAGCGCCGCAGAGCACCGCGCCGCCGCCGAGGCCCACGCCGCAGCCGGCCGCTGGACCCAGGCCGTCCAGGAACGGATGCGCGCGGTCGTCCGCTCTCTGGAGGAACGCGCCCTCCTCGATCCGCGCCCCGGCCGCACCGCCGACGAGGCCGCTGCCGAGGCTGGGCGTCCGCTGCCCGGCCACGCCGACCGACTTCGCGCCGCCGCCCGCGAGTTCGACGACGTCACGTATGGGGGCCGTACGGCGAACGAGGCCGCGTACCGCCGCCTGTATGACCTCGACACCGATCTGGAACGTACGAAGCCGGATCTCAGCGCCCTCGCCCAGCGCCCCACAGCGCAAGCGACTGCCCGGGGAGCCGCCGAATGA
- a CDS encoding stage II sporulation protein M: protein MDLDVFVTAHHPEWDRLEQLLRRGRRLTGAEADELVALYQRTSTHLSQIQSSTPDPQLTARLTQLVARARATVTGTRRASWRDAARFLTAGFPAAVYRARRWWIPAALLSTALAAIIGWWIGTHPEVQSSIAAPETLRDMTRPGGEYETYYSSHPAASFAAQVWTNNAQAAAMCLVLGAFLGLPVLWVLFSNMLNLGVGIGLMSSAGRLDTFLGLVLPHGLLELTAVFVAAGTGLRLGWTVIDPGPRTRRDALAEEGRAALGMAIGLALVLFVSGLIEAFVTPSGLPTWARITIGIAAELAFLLYVYVLGGRAVREGETGDIDEPDRSAGLPTAA from the coding sequence ATGGACCTCGACGTCTTCGTCACCGCCCACCATCCCGAGTGGGACCGACTTGAACAGCTGCTGCGCCGTGGCCGCCGCCTGACAGGCGCCGAGGCCGACGAACTCGTCGCCCTCTACCAGCGCACGTCGACGCACCTCTCACAGATACAGTCCTCGACTCCGGACCCGCAGCTCACGGCCCGTCTCACCCAGCTCGTCGCCCGTGCCCGCGCCACGGTGACCGGCACCCGCCGCGCCTCCTGGCGCGACGCCGCGCGCTTCCTGACCGCTGGGTTCCCGGCAGCCGTCTATCGCGCGCGTAGATGGTGGATTCCGGCGGCCCTGCTCTCGACCGCGCTCGCCGCGATCATCGGCTGGTGGATCGGCACCCACCCCGAGGTCCAGTCGTCGATCGCCGCGCCGGAGACGCTCAGGGACATGACGCGACCCGGCGGTGAGTACGAGACGTACTACTCAAGCCACCCCGCGGCTTCCTTCGCGGCTCAGGTCTGGACGAACAACGCGCAGGCAGCCGCGATGTGCCTGGTCCTGGGCGCCTTCCTGGGGCTCCCGGTCCTCTGGGTCCTCTTCTCCAACATGCTGAACCTGGGCGTGGGTATCGGCCTCATGTCCTCGGCCGGTCGCCTGGACACCTTCCTCGGCCTGGTCCTCCCGCACGGCCTTCTCGAACTGACCGCCGTCTTCGTAGCGGCGGGTACAGGGCTACGCCTTGGTTGGACCGTCATTGACCCCGGCCCCCGCACCCGCCGCGACGCGCTCGCCGAGGAAGGGCGCGCGGCCCTGGGCATGGCCATCGGCCTGGCTCTGGTCCTGTTCGTCTCCGGCCTGATCGAAGCCTTCGTCACGCCGTCGGGCCTGCCCACCTGGGCCCGCATCACCATCGGCATCGCCGCCGAGCTGGCATTTCTCTTGTACGTCTACGTGCTCGGCGGCCGAGCGGTACGCGAGGGCGAGACGGGCGACATCGACGAACCGGACCGCAGCGCCGGGCTTCCCACTGCCGCCTGA
- the mtnA gene encoding S-methyl-5-thioribose-1-phosphate isomerase yields the protein MADHEVRSTVGSEPPGLAQLRWDEPPEGPVLVLLDQTRLPAEEVELVCTDVPALVHAIQTLAVRGAPLLGIAGAYGVALAGVRGYDVQEAAALLAAARPTAVNLGYGVRLALGAYQAAVDKGAGSQEAGAVALAAAKALHRADAEASARMAAHGLALLDELLPGGSHRVLTHCNTGRLVSGGEGTAFAVALAAHRAGRLRRLWVDETRPLLQGARLTAYEAARSGMAYSLLTDNAAGSLFAAGEVDAVLIGADRIAADGSVANKVGSYPLAVLAKYHHVPFIVVAPVTTVDLETPDGAAIEVEQRPGQEVTELTGPQISAAGWGAGGGLPVAPLGTQAYNPAFDVTPPELVTAIVTEEGVLSPVTGGGLRELCARSRQVTIS from the coding sequence ATGGCCGATCACGAGGTGCGATCCACCGTGGGCTCCGAGCCGCCGGGACTGGCACAGCTGCGCTGGGACGAGCCGCCGGAGGGGCCGGTGCTGGTGCTCCTCGACCAGACCCGGCTGCCGGCCGAGGAGGTCGAGCTGGTCTGTACGGATGTGCCGGCGCTGGTGCACGCCATCCAGACGCTGGCCGTCCGCGGGGCGCCGCTGCTGGGGATCGCCGGGGCGTACGGGGTGGCGCTGGCCGGGGTGCGCGGCTACGACGTGCAGGAGGCCGCGGCTCTGCTGGCGGCGGCGCGGCCCACCGCGGTGAACCTCGGGTACGGGGTCCGGCTGGCCCTGGGCGCGTATCAGGCGGCCGTCGACAAGGGCGCGGGTTCGCAGGAGGCCGGGGCGGTGGCGCTGGCGGCCGCGAAGGCCCTGCACCGTGCCGACGCGGAGGCCAGTGCCAGGATGGCGGCGCACGGCCTGGCACTGCTCGACGAGCTGTTGCCCGGCGGCAGCCACCGGGTGCTCACGCACTGCAACACCGGGCGGCTGGTCTCCGGCGGCGAGGGCACCGCGTTCGCGGTGGCACTGGCCGCGCACCGGGCGGGCCGGCTGCGGCGGCTGTGGGTGGACGAGACGCGACCGCTGCTGCAAGGAGCCAGACTGACCGCGTACGAGGCGGCCCGCAGCGGAATGGCGTACAGCTTGCTGACCGACAATGCTGCGGGTTCGCTGTTCGCGGCGGGGGAGGTGGACGCTGTGCTGATCGGGGCGGACCGGATCGCCGCGGACGGGTCGGTGGCCAACAAGGTGGGAAGCTATCCGCTCGCGGTGCTCGCCAAGTACCACCACGTGCCGTTCATCGTGGTGGCGCCGGTCACGACGGTGGACCTGGAAACCCCCGACGGGGCGGCGATCGAGGTCGAGCAGCGCCCCGGGCAGGAGGTGACGGAGCTCACCGGACCGCAGATCTCTGCGGCCGGGTGGGGGGCCGGCGGTGGACTGCCCGTGGCGCCGCTGGGGACGCAGGCGTACAACCCTGCCTTCGATGTGACGCCCCCCGAGCTGGTGACCGCGATAGTCACCGAGGAAGGTGTGCTCTCCCCCGTGACGGGGGGTGGGCTGAGAGAGCTGTGTGCCAGGTCACGCCAGGTAACGATTAGCTAA
- the mtrA gene encoding two-component system response regulator MtrA, with translation MMTFMKGRVLVVDDDTALAEMLGIVLRGEGFEPSFVADGDKALAAFREAKPDLVLLDLMLPGRDGIEVCRLIRAESGVPIVMLTAKSDTVDVVVGLESGADDYIVKPFKPKELVARIRARLRRSEEPAPEQLAIGDLVIDVAGHSVKRDGQSIALTPLEFDLLVALARKPWQVFTREVLLEQVWGYRHAADTRLVNVHVQRLRSKVEKDPERPEIVVTVRGVGYKAGPS, from the coding sequence ATGATGACGTTTATGAAGGGACGCGTCCTTGTCGTCGACGACGACACCGCGCTGGCCGAGATGCTCGGCATTGTGCTGCGTGGAGAAGGTTTTGAGCCGTCGTTCGTAGCGGACGGCGACAAGGCACTGGCGGCATTCCGTGAGGCCAAGCCGGACCTGGTACTGCTGGACCTCATGCTGCCCGGACGGGACGGCATCGAGGTCTGCAGGCTGATCAGGGCCGAGTCAGGTGTGCCGATCGTCATGCTCACCGCCAAGAGCGACACCGTGGATGTGGTGGTCGGCCTGGAGTCCGGGGCGGACGACTACATCGTGAAGCCGTTCAAGCCGAAGGAACTGGTCGCCCGTATCCGGGCGCGCCTGAGGAGGTCGGAGGAGCCGGCGCCGGAACAACTGGCGATCGGTGATCTGGTGATCGACGTGGCGGGTCACTCCGTGAAGCGGGACGGGCAGTCCATCGCCCTGACCCCGCTGGAGTTCGACCTGCTGGTCGCGCTGGCCCGCAAGCCGTGGCAGGTGTTCACCCGCGAGGTGCTCCTGGAGCAGGTGTGGGGGTACCGGCACGCGGCGGACACGCGGCTGGTCAACGTGCACGTCCAGCGGCTGCGCTCGAAGGTCGAGAAGGACCCCGAGCGTCCGGAGATCGTGGTGACCGTCCGTGGTGTCGGTTACAAGGCCGGACCGAGCTGA
- a CDS encoding DUF4350 domain-containing protein: protein MTGTQAPASAASPASTSTDATPRQIWTRTRGLLLAAVILLVAGITLAATRSGDQHGRLDPRSADRYGSRAVAELLRGQGVSTRVATTLDEATRAAGPDTTLLVTVPDLLTASQQHRLHAATTESGGRTVLLAPGAPSLPVLAPGVREEGSLPVSNREPNCSLPLAARAGSADTGGVRYTADGQAGDACYPAGGLPTLLRIQTSAHGDTVLLGAPDILYNHRLDKQGNASLALQLLGSRPHLVWYLPSLGDVSATDGGDRSFFDLIPSGWLWATLQLTLAAALAAIWRARRLGPLVTEQLPVAVRASEATEGRARLYRKANARDRAADALRSATRTRLAPLLGVPAASAHAPELLVPAVSARFPSAERDLHVLLFGPAPADDAALVRLADELDALEREVRTS from the coding sequence ATGACCGGCACCCAGGCTCCCGCCAGCGCTGCCTCTCCCGCTTCCACGTCCACCGACGCGACGCCCCGTCAGATCTGGACGCGCACCCGCGGGCTGCTGCTCGCCGCCGTGATCCTCCTGGTCGCCGGGATCACCCTCGCCGCCACCCGCTCCGGCGACCAGCACGGCCGCCTCGACCCCCGGTCGGCAGACCGCTACGGCAGTCGCGCCGTCGCCGAACTCCTCAGGGGCCAGGGCGTCTCCACACGCGTGGCCACCACTCTCGACGAAGCCACCCGCGCCGCAGGTCCGGACACCACGCTCCTGGTCACCGTCCCCGATCTGCTCACGGCATCCCAGCAACACCGGCTTCACGCCGCCACCACCGAGTCCGGCGGACGCACCGTGCTGCTCGCCCCGGGCGCGCCCTCCCTTCCCGTACTCGCCCCTGGCGTACGGGAAGAGGGCTCGCTCCCGGTCAGCAACCGCGAGCCGAACTGCTCCCTGCCCCTGGCCGCCCGCGCCGGAAGCGCCGACACCGGAGGTGTCCGCTACACCGCCGACGGCCAGGCCGGCGACGCCTGTTACCCCGCAGGCGGACTGCCCACCCTGCTCCGGATACAGACTTCCGCTCACGGCGACACCGTCCTGCTCGGCGCCCCGGACATCCTCTACAACCACCGTCTCGACAAGCAGGGCAACGCCTCGCTCGCCCTCCAACTCCTCGGCTCCCGCCCCCATCTGGTCTGGTACCTCCCCTCGCTCGGTGATGTCTCGGCCACCGACGGCGGTGACCGCAGCTTCTTCGACCTCATCCCGTCCGGCTGGCTCTGGGCCACCCTCCAGCTCACCCTCGCGGCCGCCCTCGCCGCCATCTGGCGAGCCCGCCGCCTCGGCCCGCTGGTGACCGAGCAACTCCCGGTCGCCGTCCGCGCGTCCGAGGCCACCGAGGGCCGAGCCCGCCTCTACCGCAAGGCCAACGCCCGCGACCGCGCGGCCGACGCCCTGCGCTCGGCCACCCGCACCCGGCTTGCCCCCCTCCTGGGCGTGCCCGCCGCCTCGGCGCACGCGCCCGAACTCCTCGTCCCCGCCGTCTCCGCCCGGTTCCCATCAGCCGAACGGGACCTTCATGTCCTGCTCTTCGGCCCGGCCCCGGCCGACGACGCCGCACTGGTCCGCCTCGCGGACGAACTCGACGCCCTCGAAAGAGAGGTACGCACCTCATGA
- a CDS encoding RDD family protein encodes MSALVTGDAVVLGLRPARLPSRALALLIDMVVAWAAYLIVSFALLLATASLDDAAQAAIAVALFVLVLVGAPIAVETLTHGRSLGKLACGLRVVRDDGGPIRFRHALVRGAMGVVEILLTFGVVACIASLVSERGRRIGDVFAGTLVVRERVPVGRAAAVPPPPPWLMGRFSGLDLSGVPDALWLAVRQYLTRMGQLDAQVSWAMAVRLADDLVARTGAPAPQGVPPAAYLAAVMAERQTRDARRAFGTGRAAGGASGIAGDRVFGTTVGGAAAMGGASAPGPAAPAPHDAAHIAGAPVWAAAPPRTPSAGTASAPSAPKPGPEAGPEPGTRSATGFVPPA; translated from the coding sequence GTGAGTGCGCTGGTCACGGGGGATGCGGTCGTGCTGGGGCTGCGGCCCGCGCGGCTGCCAAGTCGCGCGCTCGCGCTCCTCATCGACATGGTGGTGGCCTGGGCCGCCTACTTGATCGTGTCGTTCGCCCTGTTGCTGGCCACCGCGTCCCTCGACGATGCCGCGCAGGCGGCGATAGCCGTCGCCCTGTTCGTCCTCGTACTCGTCGGAGCGCCCATAGCGGTCGAGACGCTGACGCACGGGCGCTCGTTGGGGAAGCTCGCCTGTGGCCTGCGGGTGGTGCGCGACGACGGTGGGCCGATCCGCTTCCGGCACGCGCTCGTGCGCGGGGCCATGGGCGTCGTGGAGATCCTGCTGACCTTCGGGGTCGTCGCCTGCATCGCGTCGCTGGTTTCGGAGCGCGGGCGGCGGATCGGGGATGTGTTCGCGGGGACCCTGGTCGTACGGGAGAGGGTGCCGGTCGGACGGGCCGCTGCCGTGCCGCCTCCTCCGCCTTGGCTGATGGGACGTTTCTCCGGGCTCGATCTGTCGGGGGTGCCGGACGCGCTGTGGCTGGCGGTGCGGCAGTACCTGACGCGGATGGGGCAGCTCGACGCGCAGGTGAGCTGGGCGATGGCGGTCCGGCTGGCCGACGATCTGGTGGCGCGGACAGGGGCGCCGGCGCCGCAGGGCGTGCCTCCGGCCGCGTATCTGGCGGCGGTCATGGCCGAGCGGCAGACGCGGGACGCGCGGCGGGCGTTCGGGACGGGGCGGGCGGCTGGCGGGGCCAGCGGCATCGCCGGAGACAGGGTTTTCGGTACGACGGTGGGCGGGGCCGCGGCCATGGGCGGGGCATCAGCCCCGGGTCCTGCCGCACCGGCGCCTCACGACGCGGCGCACATCGCGGGCGCGCCCGTCTGGGCCGCCGCTCCCCCGCGGACGCCA
- a CDS encoding DUF58 domain-containing protein: protein MALTGRTALLAALGSVPVGVWAPSWAGMLAVNAPLTLAMMCDYALAAPVRKLQFTRNGDTSVRLGDAAEVVLTVTNPSGRPLRAQLRDAWPPSSWASDAEQNASRHALAVPAGERRRLTTALRPTRRGDRHSQQITVRSYGPLGLVSRQGSHHVPWTVRVLPPFTSRKHLPSRLARLRELDGRTSVLTRGEGTEFDSLRPYVPGDDTRSIDWRATARQNAVAVRTWRPERDRHILVVLDTGRTSAGRVGDVPRLDAAMDATLLLAALASRAGDRVDLLAYDRRVRAQVQGRAVGELLPSLVNALAPLEPELVETDARGLSTAALANAPRRSLIVLLTSLDAAPVEEGLLPVLPQLTKRHTVLVAAIADPHIKKMAESRGTVDAIYEAAAASRTQEQRRRTAEQLMRHGVTVVDATPDELAPALADAYLELKAAGRL from the coding sequence GTGGCTCTCACCGGACGCACTGCTCTGCTCGCCGCTCTCGGCTCCGTCCCCGTCGGCGTATGGGCCCCGAGCTGGGCGGGAATGCTCGCGGTCAACGCCCCCCTCACACTCGCAATGATGTGCGACTACGCCCTCGCCGCGCCAGTGCGAAAGCTTCAATTCACCCGAAACGGTGATACATCAGTTCGACTAGGTGACGCCGCTGAGGTCGTCCTCACCGTCACCAACCCCTCTGGACGCCCCTTGCGGGCCCAGCTCCGCGACGCCTGGCCGCCCAGCAGCTGGGCTTCCGACGCCGAACAGAACGCCTCCCGACACGCGTTGGCGGTTCCGGCCGGCGAACGCCGCCGCCTCACCACGGCTCTGCGCCCGACCCGGCGGGGCGACCGCCACTCCCAGCAGATCACCGTCCGCTCATACGGACCGCTCGGCCTCGTCTCCCGGCAAGGCAGCCACCACGTCCCCTGGACCGTGCGCGTGCTGCCGCCGTTCACCAGCCGCAAGCACCTGCCGTCCCGACTGGCCCGGCTGCGCGAACTCGACGGCCGCACCAGCGTGTTGACCCGAGGGGAAGGCACCGAGTTCGACAGCCTGCGCCCCTATGTCCCCGGCGACGACACCCGCTCCATCGACTGGCGCGCCACTGCCCGGCAGAACGCCGTCGCCGTACGCACCTGGCGGCCCGAACGCGATCGTCACATCCTCGTCGTCCTCGATACGGGGCGCACGTCGGCGGGCCGCGTCGGAGACGTCCCCCGCCTGGACGCCGCCATGGACGCCACTCTGCTTCTCGCCGCACTCGCCTCCCGCGCAGGCGACCGCGTCGACCTCCTCGCGTATGACCGTCGTGTACGGGCCCAGGTACAGGGCCGTGCCGTCGGCGAACTCCTGCCCTCTCTGGTCAACGCACTCGCGCCCCTAGAGCCCGAGCTGGTGGAAACGGATGCCCGAGGCTTGAGCACCGCCGCGCTCGCCAACGCTCCTCGGCGTTCCTTGATCGTGCTGCTGACCAGCCTGGACGCAGCCCCCGTGGAGGAAGGCCTGCTCCCCGTTCTCCCGCAGCTCACGAAGCGCCACACAGTCCTGGTCGCGGCGATTGCCGACCCCCACATCAAGAAGATGGCGGAGTCACGTGGCACTGTGGACGCCATTTACGAAGCGGCCGCTGCCAGCCGCACGCAGGAACAGCGACGCCGCACGGCTGAACAGCTGATGCGCCATGGCGTTACCGTCGTGGACGCCACCCCGGATGAACTTGCTCCGGCGTTGGCCGACGCATACCTGGAGCTAAAGGCTGCGGGCCGACTCTGA